In Nitrospirota bacterium, the sequence TGCTCGACGCGCTCCAGCGGTACACCGAGGGACGCGTGAAACTGAACACCTTCGTGGAATACCGGATCAAGGGCGCCATGCTCGACGAGCTCAGGTCGAACGACTGGGTCCCCCGCTCGCTGAAGGACAAGATCGGCCAGATCAAGAGGGCCCATCGCCGGCTGGAGCTGGAGCTGGGGCGTCCGCCGGACGAGGAGGAGGTGGCGCAGAGCCTCAAGATGACCCTCGACGAGTACTACCGGACGCTCCAGAGCGCGAGCAACGCCGTCGTGTTCAGCTTCGAGGACTTCCGTGACCGTGCCGGGGAAGACGGCGACATGGACGTGACCGAATGCATTCCCGACAAGACGATGAAGACGCCGCTCGAACATCTGGAGGAGAACAGCGCCCGCGAGGCGCTCGCCCAGTTCA encodes:
- a CDS encoding FliA/WhiG family RNA polymerase sigma factor; this encodes MPDYATELSEQEKERIINDSMPFIKYTAYRLMHRLPPQLSVQDLISVGVMGLLDALQRYTEGRVKLNTFVEYRIKGAMLDELRSNDWVPRSLKDKIGQIKRAHRRLELELGRPPDEEEVAQSLKMTLDEYYRTLQSASNAVVFSFEDFRDRAGEDGDMDVTECIPDKTMKTPLEHLEENSAREALAQFIGQLPEKEKLILSLYYWEELTLKEIGKVMNLSEGRVCQIHNQALIRLKAQMKAPVLR